The DNA window CCGCCTCGGCCAGCGTGACCCGTCCGCGCGTGGTGCTGGACGCCGGGCACGGCGGCGTCGATCCAGGCATGACCAGCCAGTGGCTGCGCGAGAAGGACGTGACGCTGGACGTGGCCCTGCGGACCCGCGCCGAACTGGTCAAGCACGGCGTGGACGTGGTGATGGTCCGCACTGTGGACAAAGACCTCAGCGCCGACAAGCGCACCGATCTGGACGCCCGCTCGCGGCTGGCCACCACCGGCCGGGTCAGCGCGTACATCAGCATTCACGTCAATGCGGGCGGGCCGTCGGCGCAGGGCATTGAGACGTATTACTTCGGGCAGCCGCTGGCCGGCAGTGACCGCAGCCGCGCCGTGCAGGAAAACGGCGGCGGCAGCGTGGGCCAGGAGCTGACCCGCAAGGCCGCCAACAGCGCCCAGGGCCTGCTGGGCGACATCGTGGCGCAGGCCAAGCTGTCGTTTTCGCGCCAGCTGGCCCAGAAGGTGCAGTCGCGGCTGGTGCAGTACACCGGGGCCGTTAACCGGGGCGTGCAGACCGACGCCTTCTACGTGATTCGCAACCCCACCACCCCCGCCATCCTGACCGAGATCGGCTTCGGCAGCAGCCCCAGCGAGGGACCGCGGCTGGCCTCTGCGGCCTACCGCGAGAAGATCGCGCAGGGGCTGGCACGGGCCATTCTGGATTTCCTGAACACCAAATAGAAACCAGGGCAGCGTCAGGGCAAGGTCGGCGCTCCAAACCGGCGCAGCTGCGCCGCGTACACGCCGTTCACGTCCTCGCGCCAGGCCAGCGCGATCTCGCCGTTCGGCAGCGCGGCCAGGCTGGGCGAGCGGGCGTCGCGGCGGGGATCCAGATTCAGCACGCCGGAGGTCAGCCAACCGCCGCCCGTCCAGCGGGCCAGATGCACCTGCCCGGTCCCGCCGCGTTCCTCCACCCACGCCAGCACCGGCTGCCCCCCCGCGTCCAAGACCAATGAGGGCGCGGCGGCGTTGGCACTGATCGCCCCGCCCAGTGCCTGCCACCTCTGCCCGTCCCAGCGTGAGGCGTACAGCGCGTCGCTGCCGTTCAGGTCTTCCAGCCATGCCACGGTGGGCTGCCCCTGCGCGTCCAACCTCAGGCGGGTGGAGGCCAGATAGCGGTTCGGCGTGCGGTTCAGGGAGCCGCCCAGCGCCTGCCAGGCCGTGCCAGTCCAGCGTTTCACGAACACGTTGCTCTCCAGCACCTCGCCCTGAAGCCACGCCACGGTGGGCTGCCCCGCCGCGTCCAGCCCCAGCGCGGGCGTGCGCGAGAAGACGCTGATCTCGTTGAAGGCCGGGCTGCGCGTCCAGGTTTTGGCCGCCGGATCCCAGCGGCGCACGGTCAGGCGGCTGCCGTAGGGATTGCGCAGCGACTCGCCCCACGCCAGCACCGGTTCGCCGTCCCGCGCCAGCACCGAGCGGGTGCGGGCGGCGTAGGGCAGATCGTCGCCCAGGTAACGCGGGTGCCAGTCCGTCCACGCGCCGTTCTGGTACGCGCGGAACACCACCACGTCGTTGTCGCCGTAGTTCTCGTTCCAGACCAGGACCGGCGTGCCAGAGGCGTCCAGCGTCAGATCGATGTTGGAGGCGGGGCGCGGCACGTCGTAGTTCAGCACGCCGCCCGGAAGGCCGCCGCGCAGCAACTCCCAGCCGTTTCCGGCACTGCGCCACACCCGCACCTTGCGCGACTCGTACATGCCCTTGCCGCTGTCGGCCTGACCGGCGTCGTTCAGCAGGGCCAGCACCAGTGAGCCGTCCGGTGCGGCGGCCAGTTGCAGCTCGCGCAGAGGACGCGCGGCCTCGGCGGGGGGTGGGGTCAGGGTCCGGAAGGATTGATCGCCGCCCGCCTGGCCGCTGGACCACAGGGCGGCGCACAGAAGCGGCAGACGGGGATGGGCCAGGGCTCTGAACATGCAGTCGTCTCCTGAGGGCGTGTCGATGGCCGGGGAAATTCGGCGGGGTGTGGCCTGTATTCTGAACCCTGCGCCAGCCGGAAACAAAGCAGAAGGCCGATGGGTTGCAGGCCTTGTATCGAGAATCTCGATGGAATCTTCTACACTGCGTCATGACTGCCGAAGCGCCCGTCTGCCCCCCGTTGCCTGCGCTGGGAGGCGCCCACCTGCGCGTGCTGCTGGGCGTGGCCGGGGCGGGCAGCTTCAGCGAGGCGGCGCTGCGGCTGGGGCTGGCGCAGTCCACCGTCAGCCACACCGTGCGCGCCGCCGAGACCGTGCTGGGGGTACAGATTTTCGAGCGGGGCCGCCACGGCGCGTGGCCCACGGCGGCGGGCGCGCGGGTGCTGGCGCAGGCCCAGCGGGCCGCCGACGCCCTGCGCGAGATGACCGCTCTGACCGCTCCGGCTCCCCCTCTCTGCGGTACCCTGCGCGTGGTGTCGTGCCGCAGCGTGATCCGGCAGTTCATTGTCCCGGCGCTGAACGGATTCCAGCGCCGTTACCCGGATGTGGAGGTGGTGGTGCAGGACACCTCCGGCGAGCATGACGAGATCGAGGCGCGGGTGCTGTCGGGCGAGGCGGACCTGGGCCTGGGCCGCCTGCCCATGCGCCCCGAACTGCACACGCGGGAACTGCTGGCCGACGAGTACCTGATCATTGCGTCCGCCGACGCCCCGCCCATCCGCACCTGGGCCGACTTCCACCGCGCCGCGTACATCGTGTGCGAGGAGGACTGCGCCCCGTTCATCGCCGCGCATGTGGCCCGGCACTCGCGTCCGCCCACGCCCGCCGTGCGCCTGAAAGACCCGCAGGTGGCGCTGGGCCGGGTGGCTGAGGGCCACGGCTTCACGGTGCTGACCGGCCTGGTGTTCGTGCCGCTGCCGCCCAACTTGCGCGCGTCCACGCTGCCCACCCCGCTGTGGCGGCCGATCGGCAGTGTGACCCGCCGGGATGAAGCCTCGCCGCTGATCGACGCCTTCCGGGACGCCGTGCTGTCGCCGGGAGCGTTGCGGGCAGCGGCGGGACGGCAGGCGCATCTGGTGCGCTTCGTGGACGTGGGAACTCAGTCCCCAGCCTTTTAGACCTCCAGATGTTCAGCCTGCCCCGCGCCCCGTACACTGCCCCCCATGCGCGTCGTCCTGAAACTCGGCACCAGCGTCCTGACGGCGGGGGGAGACCGCCTGAGCCGCCCGCGTCTGGTGGACCTGATGCGCGGCATGGTGGCGGTGCAGGCCGCCGGACACGGGTTGGTCCTGGTCAGCAGCGGCGCGGTGCTGGCCGGCTGGGAGGCGCTGGCCTTTCCGCCGCGTGACCGCACCCTGGCCGAGAAACAGCTGCTGGCGGCGGTGGGCCAGAGCCGCCTGATGCACCTGTACGCCACGCTGGCCGAACTGTACGGCGTAAACGTGGCGCAGGTGCTGCTGACCGCCGACGACTTCCGGGACCGCACCCGCTACCTGAACGCCCGCACCACCCTGGAGGCCTGCCTGTCACGCGGCGTGCTGCCGATCATCAACGAGAACGACGCGGTGGCGCTGGAACAGATCCGGGTGGGCGACAACGACACCCTCTCGGCCTTCGTGGCGAATCTGGTGGACGCCGATCTGCTGGTGATCCTGACCGATGCGCCGGGCCTGTACACGGCGGACCCGCGCACCGATCCGGACGCCACCCTGATTCCGGTGGTCGAGCGCGTCACGCCGGAGGTCTGGGCGCGGGCTGGGGGCGCAGGTTCTCACCGGGGCACCGGCGGCATGCACACCAAGATTCAGGCCGCCGAGATCGCCACCCGCGCCGGCACCCCGGTGGTGATCGCTCCCGGCGACGCGCCCGACGCGCTGGCCCGCATTGTGGGCGGTGAGGCGCTGGGCACGCGCTTTCTGGCCGCCGGATCGCGCCTGGAGGCCCGCAAACGCTGGATTCTGGCGGAAGTGTCTCCGGCCCGCGTGCATCTGGACGACGGCGCGGCGCGGGCGGTCACCGAGCGCGGCTCCAGCCTGTTGCCCGCCGGCATCCGGCGTGTAGAGGGCGAGTTTGCGCGCGGCCAGACCATCCGCCTGATCGCCCCGGACGGTGCGGAACTGGCGCGTGGCCTGACCCGCTACGCCTCCGCTGATCTGGGCCGCATTGCCGGGCATCACTCCCGCGAGATCGAGGCTCTGCTGGGCTTCACCTACGGGCCAGAGGCCGTGCATAGGGACGATCTGGTGCGGCTGTGAGGCGGATGGCCGGGAAAACACGCCAGAGGGTCCGACTCACTTCCGCTCTGCCTTCTCTATACTCCCCCCTGTGCTCTGGCTGCTGCTCACCACCACCCTGCTGACTGTTCCCGATCCGGCGGGGGACGCGCGTGGGGACGGCGGCTACATCCTGCCGCGTCAGCCTGCCGTGACTGCGGACGCTCTGGACCTGCGCTCGTTCAGCGCCGCGCCGCAGGGCGAGGGCATGCGCTTCCGGGTCAGCTTCGGGCAGATCGGCAACCCGTGGAACGCGCCGTCGGGCTTCTCGGCGGGCGTGACCGACATTTTCATCAAGACCGGTCCCGGCGGACGGCAGGTGCTGGCCGACACCGGCCTGCGTGCCCGCAACGGGGGCTGGCAGTACCACCTGCGGGTGACCGGCTTCGGCAGCACATTGCAGGAGGCGACGGATCAGGAGGGCGAGGTGCAGCCGCTGGCCGCGCCCAGCGTGCGGATCGAGGGCACCGAACTGGTGATCGACGCCGCCGTGCCCGCCGGCAGCTACGCGTACTGGGTCACGAACAGCGTGTACACCCCATTGTCGGCGAACGGGGTGCTGCGGCCCACCGGCGGCACCGGCCTCGCCAGCCTGCAAACCGGGCGGGCCGACGCGCCTACCCCCGTGGACGTGCTGGCCCCGGACGGGGACCCCCGCGCCTTCACCGACGGCACCCTGGCCGCGGTGGGCGAGACCCGTGATCGCGCCAGCCTGATCCTGACCGGACTGGGCGGGCTGGGCCTGCTGCTGACCGTGGGCGCGACGGCGGCCCTCTGGCGGCGCAGGTGAGCCTGGACCCGGCGCTGGAGACCGTGGCCCCGGCCCGGCCCCTGGTGCCCGCTCCGCTGCTGATTCTGGCCGCCGCGTGCCTGTGGGGGCTGCTGGGCATCTTCGGCAAGGGCGTGCAGGCCGCCGGGGTGGCCCCGCTGGAGGTGGCCTTCTGGCGGGCGCTGCTGGGCGGCGCGCTGTACGCCCTGCACGCCCTTCTCACCCGCAGTCGCCTGCCGCGCGGGCGGGACCTGTGGATCACGGCAGGCTTCGGAATCGCCGGGGTCAGCGTCTTTTACGGCTCGTATCAGCTGGCGGTCAAGGCGGGCGGGGCCAGTCTGGCGTCGGTGCTGCTGTACACCGCCCCGGCCTTCGTGGCGCTGCTGGGCTGGGCCTTCCTGCGTGACCGTCCCGGCGCGCGCGAATGGGTGGCGATTGCCGGCACGCTGCTGGGCATCACCTTCATCAGCCTGGGCGGCGGGCAGGGCGTGAGCGTCACGCTGCCTGCGCTGGCTTTCGGGCTGATCGCCGGCTTCACCTACAGTCTGTATTACCTGTACGGCAAGGCCTTTTTTCACCGCTACAGCACCCCGGCGCTGCTGGGGGTGGCGCTGCCGGTGGGGGCGCTGGGGCTGCTGCCCTTCGTGGCCCCGGCGGGATTCGCGGCCAAATCGGCGGCGGCCTGGGGAGGGTTGGGCGGCATCGCGGTGCTGTCCACGTACCTGGCCTATCTGCTGTACAGCGCGGGTCTGCGCCGCCTGAACGCCACCCGCGCCAGCGTGATCGCCAGCGTGGAGCCGGTGGTGGCTGCGGGGCTGGCGGCGCTGCTGTTCGGCGAGCGACTGGCGGCCCTGGCCCTGCTGGGCGCGGCGCTGGTGATCGGCGCGGCCCTGCTGCTAAGCGTGGAAAAGAAAGGGCCGACGCGCGGCCGCTAAGCGCCGTCCTCGCGCAGGCCGCGCCCTGCCTTACGAAGCGCCGGGTCCAGGGCAGTGACGGTTCAGAAAGAGCGGCGCGCTAGGATGGACTGAGATTTTCATGCGCCCTCCTCTGCCAGCTGTCTCTGCCCACCCACACGAGGACGATGCGCTCCGGGCCGGGCCGGACGGAGGGGCCGACGTGTGCCCGGAGCCCCTGTTGACCGCGCTGGTGCAGACGGTGGAGGCGCTGGACGGCGTGGTGGCGGCGCGCCTGTTCGTGACCGGCGAGGGCGGCACGTTCGCGCTGGCCGCGGCCCAGTCCGGCCCGTCCGGGAGGGGGGCCGTGGCCGCGCCGCTGGGCCTGTGCCGCCGCGCCGCCGCGCAGCTGGCCGGCCAATCGCCGCCGCCACACTTGTTCAGTGCCCACACGCTCGACGTGCGGGAACTGGCTCCCGGCGCCGTGCAGGCGTCGCTGGGGACCGTCCACCGGCAGGCCCAGGCGTATCTGGCCGTCCCGGTGGTGGGGCCGGCGGTGCGCGGCACCCTGCATCTGGACCTTGCCGCGGCGGCGCCCGGACTTGTGGTGGGCACGCAGGATGGAGTGGACGCACCCGCCCCCCTGCTGGCGCAGGCCCGCGCCGGGGCCGCGCTGCTGGCGGCGACGCTGCGCCAGCTGGATCTGGACCGCGCCCTGAACGCCGCGCAGTGCGAGGTGGCGCTGCTGGAGCGGGCGTGGCGGGCCGTGACGCAGTCGGGCAGCCGCGCCGAACTGTTCGGGGCCATCACGCAGGCCGTCCACGAGCTGTTGCGGACCGAACATGTGGCGGTGGGGCTGCTGGAAGGGGACGTGGTGGTGCTGCGCGAGAGCGCCGGGACCGGGTCCTGGGACACCCGGCACCCGATCGGTGCGGGGGTGGCGGGGCGGGTGGCCCGCAGCGGCCTGCCCGCGCTGGTGCCGGACGTGCGGCTGGACCCCGACTACGTCGCCATCCACCCCGGGGTGGTCAGCGAGATCTGCGTGCCCCTGCTGGACGGCGAGCGGGTGGTGGGGGTGCTGGACGTGGAATGCGAGTCGCGCGCGCTGGGCGACCAGGACCTGCGCCCCCTGGCGGCGCTGGGCACCTGGCTGGGGCAGGCCCTGGAGCGTGAGCGGCTGCACGCCGACACCGAGCGGCAGCGCCGGGCGCTGGACCTGCTGCACCGCCTGCGGACCTCGTTCGGCAGCAGTCTGGACCCGGCCCAGAGCATCCAGGCCGTGACCCGTGGGCTGCGGGAGACCTTCGGGTACTCGCACGTCAGCGTGTACCTGCTGAGGGACCGCGTGATGGTCTTGCAAGATCAGGTGGGCTACGCCGCCGTGATTGAGCAGTTGCCGTTGGACCGGGGCGTGATGGGCCGGGCCGGCCGCACCGCACAGGTGCAGTGGGTCCAGGACCTGAGCCAGGAGCCCGACGCCATGCGGGCGATCGACGGCATCACCTCGGAAGTCTGCGTGCCGCTGCTGCGGGATCAGCAGGTGGTGGGGGCGCTGAATGTGGAGACGGTGGGAGACGCCGAGCCGCTGCAGCAGTGGGACGTTCACATCATCGCCTCGGTGGGCGCCTACCTGCAGCAGGTGCTGGAACGCGCGTGGCTGCACGCGCAGGTCCGCGAGCGCGAGGCCCGGTACCGCATGCTGGCCGAATACACCAACGATCTGGTGTGTCTGCACCGTCCGGGCGGCGACTTCAGCTACGTCAGCCCCAGTGTCCAGGCCCTGCTGGGCTACGCACCCTCCGAACTGCTGGGCACCTCACCCACGGCCCTGATGCACCCCGAGGACCGCCCCAGCCTGCACGAAATTGGCCAGTCGCCGGGCCGACCTGTCCTGGTCCGGCTGCGCCACCAGGCCGGCCATTACCTGTGTCTGGAAGTCAGCATCAGCCGCATCGAATCAGAGGAGCTGGCGCAGGACACGGCCCCGGAGGCGCTGGACGGCCAGGACAGACCGTACCAGTACCTGTCCTCGTCGCGGGACGTCACGGCGCGGCAGGAGGCTGAGGCGCGGCTGCAGTGGGCCGCCACGCACGACTCCCTGACCCGGCTGTTCAACCGGGACCGCCTGTACAGCGCCCTGGAAGAGCAGATGACGTTGGCCTGCCAGACCGGGCAGCCGGGGTACGCGGTGCTGTACCTGGACATGGACCGCTTCAAGGTCATCAACGACAGCCTGGGCCACACCGCCGGCGACGAACTGCTGCAGGCTTTCGCCGGACGTCTGAACGCCTGCATGGAGGGCGCGCTGGTGGCCCGGCTGGGCGGTGACGAATTCGCCGTGCTGATGTGCGGGTTGCCGCCGGGTGACCTGTCGCAGGTCGAGGCCGCCGCCGCTCGCCTGCAGGCCTGCCTGACCGCGCCGTTCACGGTGCAGGGCCGCGCGGTCCAGGTCAGCGTCAGCATGGGCATCGCGCCGGGTGAACTGCACCACCGGGCGCCGGCCGACATCCTGCGCGACGCGGACCTGAGCATGTACCGCGCCAAACGTGATCCGGCCCGGCCGGTCATGGTCTTCCGGCCCGAGATGCATGTGGCCGCCCTGCGTCAGCTGCAGATCGAGGGCGATCTGCCGCAGGCGGCCCGGCGCGGCCAGCTGCGCCTGGTGTATCAGCCAATTGTGGACCTTCAGACCGGCGAGATCGGCGGGTACGAGGCGTTGCTGCGCTGGCAGCACCCGCAACTGGGGGCGGTGCCGCCGTGTGAATTCGTGCCGCTGGCCGAGGAACTCGAAATCATCACCGAACTGGGCGCCTTCGTGCTGGAAGAGGCCTGCCGCACCTTCCAGATGGCGTCCAGCTGCGGGCCAGAAGGTGCGGAGGGCGCCGCGCCCCCGGCGCTGCAGGTGAACGTGTCCACCCGGCAATTCCTGCGCCCCGGCTTTGCGCGGACGGTGCAGCGGATTCTGGTCCGTACCGGCTTCCCCGCCGGACGCCTGCACCTGGAAATCACCGAGAGTGCCCTGATCGTGGATCTTGACGAGGCCGCCCGCACCCTGACCGAGTTGCGGGCGCTGGGGGTCCGGATTCATATCGATGATTTCGGCACCGGGCATTCCAGCCTGGCGTTTCTGCACCGCTTTCCGGTGGACGGCCTGAAGGTGGACCGGGCGTTTATTGCCCGGCTGGGCGAGGACGCCGTCAGCGCCAAGCTGGTGGAAACGGTGCTGTTGCTGGCCCGCACCCTGGACGTGGACGTGATCGCCGAGGGCATCGAGACGCGGGTGCAGCGCGATCACCTGATTCGGCTGGGCTGCCGGTGGGGCCAGGGCTACCTGTTTTCGCGGCCTCTGGAGGTGGCCGACACCCTGGCCCTGCTGCATGCCAGTTCTGGCGCGCTGGCCGGACCATACGACTGAAGCGGCGGACGGCACGCGCGCGGTCCGCTCTTTGTGCAGGTCTGACGGCCAGCAGGCTGATCGGGCGTATCGGGAAAATCGGGGCGTACTTGGAGTGTCGTGGTTGGACCGTGACCTCAGGCCGATCGGGGCTTTTGACACCCCGGGCGCCCGGTTCGAGAGGTGTGGGAACTGCAGTTGTGCTAGAGCCGCACCACCGGCAGGGCCTCGGGCCGTCAGCCAGCTTTACGGGGTCGCCTCTTTGCGTACCCGCGTCACGGTCCAGGACGTCTGGGCCAGCGGTTGGGGCCGCACCGAGCCCTTGCCCGGATAGAGCAGCAATTCCACGCGTTGCTCGGCCGTGTCATACAGGTTGCCGCCAAGCTTGAGCAGCGGTGTGGGACCGCTGGCCGGCGCGGTGACCGGCAGCGTTAGAATGGTGGAACAGCTCTCCTGACAGGCCCGCAGGGACACCCGGTAGGCGCCGGGCGGCAGGTTCAGCCGGACGAAGGCCTGATAGTTCTGGGTGTCCTGAACCTGCCGCGGGGCGATCAGCGCGTCCAGCGAGGCCTGGATCGGTGGGGCAGGGCGCAGCGCCCCCACCAGCAGTGGAAATGAGAGGGCCGCCAGCAATCCTGCCGCCGCCACGCCCCCGGCCCAGCCCACGGCGGGGGAGCGCTGTGGCATACGCGCCAAGACACAGCCTGCCGTGACCCAGAACAGCTCACCTACAAACGGG is part of the Deinococcus radiopugnans ATCC 19172 genome and encodes:
- a CDS encoding N-acetylmuramoyl-L-alanine amidase, whose translation is MTASSLLSVPSRVRRGVAPSLRPLLHLVALLWTLVTLSFAAAAPRVGAHDGFTRLVFDLPGNATSKVSAAGRSVTVKLNVSLKAEQGPLKAEGVTAYAVSGGTITVTLAETGSAGKTKVSVLPRSGAAAARLVIDVPTSTAELASRPVTPPPVAASASVTRPRVVLDAGHGGVDPGMTSQWLREKDVTLDVALRTRAELVKHGVDVVMVRTVDKDLSADKRTDLDARSRLATTGRVSAYISIHVNAGGPSAQGIETYYFGQPLAGSDRSRAVQENGGGSVGQELTRKAANSAQGLLGDIVAQAKLSFSRQLAQKVQSRLVQYTGAVNRGVQTDAFYVIRNPTTPAILTEIGFGSSPSEGPRLASAAYREKIAQGLARAILDFLNTK
- a CDS encoding LysR family transcriptional regulator; its protein translation is MTAEAPVCPPLPALGGAHLRVLLGVAGAGSFSEAALRLGLAQSTVSHTVRAAETVLGVQIFERGRHGAWPTAAGARVLAQAQRAADALREMTALTAPAPPLCGTLRVVSCRSVIRQFIVPALNGFQRRYPDVEVVVQDTSGEHDEIEARVLSGEADLGLGRLPMRPELHTRELLADEYLIIASADAPPIRTWADFHRAAYIVCEEDCAPFIAAHVARHSRPPTPAVRLKDPQVALGRVAEGHGFTVLTGLVFVPLPPNLRASTLPTPLWRPIGSVTRRDEASPLIDAFRDAVLSPGALRAAAGRQAHLVRFVDVGTQSPAF
- the proB gene encoding glutamate 5-kinase, translating into MRVVLKLGTSVLTAGGDRLSRPRLVDLMRGMVAVQAAGHGLVLVSSGAVLAGWEALAFPPRDRTLAEKQLLAAVGQSRLMHLYATLAELYGVNVAQVLLTADDFRDRTRYLNARTTLEACLSRGVLPIINENDAVALEQIRVGDNDTLSAFVANLVDADLLVILTDAPGLYTADPRTDPDATLIPVVERVTPEVWARAGGAGSHRGTGGMHTKIQAAEIATRAGTPVVIAPGDAPDALARIVGGEALGTRFLAAGSRLEARKRWILAEVSPARVHLDDGAARAVTERGSSLLPAGIRRVEGEFARGQTIRLIAPDGAELARGLTRYASADLGRIAGHHSREIEALLGFTYGPEAVHRDDLVRL
- a CDS encoding glucodextranase DOMON-like domain-containing protein gives rise to the protein MLWLLLTTTLLTVPDPAGDARGDGGYILPRQPAVTADALDLRSFSAAPQGEGMRFRVSFGQIGNPWNAPSGFSAGVTDIFIKTGPGGRQVLADTGLRARNGGWQYHLRVTGFGSTLQEATDQEGEVQPLAAPSVRIEGTELVIDAAVPAGSYAYWVTNSVYTPLSANGVLRPTGGTGLASLQTGRADAPTPVDVLAPDGDPRAFTDGTLAAVGETRDRASLILTGLGGLGLLLTVGATAALWRRR
- a CDS encoding DMT family transporter gives rise to the protein MSLDPALETVAPARPLVPAPLLILAAACLWGLLGIFGKGVQAAGVAPLEVAFWRALLGGALYALHALLTRSRLPRGRDLWITAGFGIAGVSVFYGSYQLAVKAGGASLASVLLYTAPAFVALLGWAFLRDRPGAREWVAIAGTLLGITFISLGGGQGVSVTLPALAFGLIAGFTYSLYYLYGKAFFHRYSTPALLGVALPVGALGLLPFVAPAGFAAKSAAAWGGLGGIAVLSTYLAYLLYSAGLRRLNATRASVIASVEPVVAAGLAALLFGERLAALALLGAALVIGAALLLSVEKKGPTRGR
- a CDS encoding EAL domain-containing protein, which gives rise to MCPEPLLTALVQTVEALDGVVAARLFVTGEGGTFALAAAQSGPSGRGAVAAPLGLCRRAAAQLAGQSPPPHLFSAHTLDVRELAPGAVQASLGTVHRQAQAYLAVPVVGPAVRGTLHLDLAAAAPGLVVGTQDGVDAPAPLLAQARAGAALLAATLRQLDLDRALNAAQCEVALLERAWRAVTQSGSRAELFGAITQAVHELLRTEHVAVGLLEGDVVVLRESAGTGSWDTRHPIGAGVAGRVARSGLPALVPDVRLDPDYVAIHPGVVSEICVPLLDGERVVGVLDVECESRALGDQDLRPLAALGTWLGQALERERLHADTERQRRALDLLHRLRTSFGSSLDPAQSIQAVTRGLRETFGYSHVSVYLLRDRVMVLQDQVGYAAVIEQLPLDRGVMGRAGRTAQVQWVQDLSQEPDAMRAIDGITSEVCVPLLRDQQVVGALNVETVGDAEPLQQWDVHIIASVGAYLQQVLERAWLHAQVREREARYRMLAEYTNDLVCLHRPGGDFSYVSPSVQALLGYAPSELLGTSPTALMHPEDRPSLHEIGQSPGRPVLVRLRHQAGHYLCLEVSISRIESEELAQDTAPEALDGQDRPYQYLSSSRDVTARQEAEARLQWAATHDSLTRLFNRDRLYSALEEQMTLACQTGQPGYAVLYLDMDRFKVINDSLGHTAGDELLQAFAGRLNACMEGALVARLGGDEFAVLMCGLPPGDLSQVEAAAARLQACLTAPFTVQGRAVQVSVSMGIAPGELHHRAPADILRDADLSMYRAKRDPARPVMVFRPEMHVAALRQLQIEGDLPQAARRGQLRLVYQPIVDLQTGEIGGYEALLRWQHPQLGAVPPCEFVPLAEELEIITELGAFVLEEACRTFQMASSCGPEGAEGAAPPALQVNVSTRQFLRPGFARTVQRILVRTGFPAGRLHLEITESALIVDLDEAARTLTELRALGVRIHIDDFGTGHSSLAFLHRFPVDGLKVDRAFIARLGEDAVSAKLVETVLLLARTLDVDVIAEGIETRVQRDHLIRLGCRWGQGYLFSRPLEVADTLALLHASSGALAGPYD